A stretch of Mucilaginibacter terrae DNA encodes these proteins:
- a CDS encoding ABC transporter substrate-binding protein, with product MYTARLGILWLLCVAVFSACRSADDTSRKTIFNINLDQGLTSLDPAFARNQNALWIDNQIYNGLVQIDDSLHIKPCIAKSWALSPDGLTYTFHLRNDVYFHNDEQFTGSKGRIATAADFAYSFGRLIDPKVASSGSWIFSDKVSGKDAFAALNDTTFQIKLKQPFPPLMSLLTAQYCSVVPREVVEHYGKDFRSHPVGTGPFKFKYWKEGEVMALLKNENYWERDKQGNRLPHLDAVKATFISDKQTAFMEFIKQKLDFFNGIDGSYRDDILTKSGRITHKYQGKFKLHVSPTLNTEYLGILVDTSLSIVKNSPLRMLKVRQAINYAINKPRMIKYLRNSCGAPGYAGFIPQGMPGFDTSAVRGYHYNPEKAKRLLTEAGFPQGKNLPEIILSTTTSYRDLIEYIQGELQQIGIRTRVELVQGASLRELIAKNGVNFFRASWIADYADGENYLSVFYSKNKIPFGPNYTGFHNKQFDALFEQAYHVTDDARRFKLYQQMDNMVMQQAPVVILYYDKLVNMYQNNISGYHLNAQNLLVLKDVRKK from the coding sequence ATGTATACAGCAAGGCTCGGGATTTTATGGCTTTTATGCGTGGCGGTTTTTTCGGCATGCCGGTCGGCTGATGATACCTCACGCAAAACCATATTCAACATTAACCTTGATCAGGGACTTACGTCTTTAGACCCGGCCTTTGCCCGTAACCAAAACGCGCTTTGGATAGATAACCAGATATATAATGGCTTGGTACAAATTGACGACAGCCTGCATATCAAACCCTGCATAGCCAAAAGCTGGGCACTATCGCCCGATGGCCTCACCTACACCTTCCATTTGCGCAACGATGTATACTTTCACAACGATGAACAATTTACAGGCAGCAAAGGACGCATAGCAACTGCGGCCGATTTTGCGTACAGTTTCGGCAGGCTCATCGACCCTAAAGTGGCATCGTCAGGCTCTTGGATATTCAGTGACAAGGTGAGTGGTAAAGATGCCTTTGCTGCCCTTAATGATACTACGTTTCAAATCAAATTAAAGCAGCCCTTTCCGCCGTTAATGAGTTTGCTTACTGCGCAATACTGTTCGGTAGTACCACGCGAGGTAGTGGAGCATTATGGTAAAGATTTTCGGAGCCACCCGGTGGGCACGGGACCGTTTAAGTTTAAGTACTGGAAAGAGGGCGAGGTAATGGCCCTGCTTAAAAACGAAAACTACTGGGAACGCGATAAACAAGGGAACCGTTTACCGCATTTGGATGCTGTTAAAGCCACATTCATCAGTGATAAGCAAACCGCGTTTATGGAGTTTATAAAACAAAAGCTCGATTTTTTTAACGGCATTGATGGCAGCTACCGCGATGATATACTCACCAAAAGCGGCCGCATCACTCATAAGTACCAAGGTAAATTTAAACTGCATGTATCGCCAACCCTTAATACCGAATACTTAGGTATACTGGTTGATACCAGCCTCTCCATAGTTAAAAACTCCCCCCTGCGGATGCTGAAAGTGAGGCAGGCCATCAATTATGCCATTAACAAACCCCGCATGATCAAATACCTGCGTAACAGTTGTGGTGCGCCGGGCTATGCCGGGTTTATTCCGCAGGGTATGCCGGGGTTTGACACCAGCGCGGTACGCGGCTATCATTACAATCCCGAAAAAGCCAAGCGTTTATTGACTGAAGCAGGTTTCCCCCAAGGCAAAAACCTGCCCGAAATTATACTGAGCACCACCACCAGCTACCGCGACCTCATTGAATACATACAGGGCGAACTGCAACAAATAGGCATACGTACGCGTGTAGAACTGGTGCAGGGAGCGAGCCTGCGCGAACTGATTGCCAAAAATGGTGTAAACTTTTTCCGTGCCTCATGGATAGCCGATTATGCCGATGGCGAAAATTATCTGTCGGTTTTTTACAGTAAAAACAAAATACCTTTTGGGCCAAATTACACCGGTTTTCACAATAAACAGTTTGATGCCTTGTTTGAGCAAGCTTACCATGTAACTGATGATGCCCGACGTTTTAAGCTTTACCAGCAAATGGATAACATGGTTATGCAGCAAGCCCCGGTTGTGATTTTATATTACGACAAACTGGTGAACATGTACCAAAACAACATCAGCGGCTATCATTTAAACGCGCAGAATTTGCTGGTGCTGAAGGATGTGAGGAAGAAGTAA
- a CDS encoding YfcC family protein, translating to MPSLKKIPHPLAILMLVIILAAVATWLVPAGKFNTLSYAGKTFTLNKGDTEVTLPATQKTLDSLHISAPLTAFEQGTIRKPVSVPGTYHRLPQNAKSVLSVIEAPIQGIYDTIDIILFILLIGGFIEVFNATGALEAGLKSLSAKMQEREGWLIIILTFLLTFGGASYGMAEEGFAFYPVLVPLFLAAGYDLLVPVAVIFGGTQLGTLSSFSNPFSTIIASNACGISWTDGLNGRLIMFVLSTAIYVFYLFRYAQKVRLNPSASLVYRFDGAVQSPFPSFDKNAAVSKLSTKSIMLLIIFFLAFAVMITGVVKFHWWLLEMSAVFIVAAVIIGLIQRMEQKAFIGTFIKGAEGLLSVAFIIGAARGVTTILDGGSISDTIVYEASQFISGMPQGVFIVLLLMVYCFFTLFISSSSGMAVVTMPIIGGLAAAAHVPGREIVNSYLFGMGIMGFLTPTGLLLPSLALVGISIKAWIKFIWPVLAILFLLCATFLIIGVQL from the coding sequence ATGCCTTCCCTCAAAAAAATACCGCACCCCTTAGCTATCTTAATGCTGGTTATTATACTGGCTGCTGTGGCTACATGGCTGGTACCTGCCGGTAAGTTTAACACACTGAGTTATGCCGGTAAAACCTTTACACTAAATAAGGGTGATACCGAGGTAACTCTCCCTGCTACGCAAAAAACGTTAGACAGCCTGCACATCAGTGCCCCGCTTACCGCGTTTGAGCAGGGCACCATCCGTAAGCCGGTATCGGTGCCGGGCACTTATCATAGGCTGCCGCAAAACGCCAAAAGTGTGCTGAGCGTTATTGAAGCGCCTATACAAGGTATTTATGATACCATTGATATCATACTGTTTATATTGCTTATTGGTGGTTTTATTGAGGTTTTTAATGCTACCGGAGCGCTGGAAGCTGGTTTAAAAAGCCTCTCGGCCAAAATGCAGGAGCGCGAAGGGTGGTTAATTATCATACTCACTTTCCTGCTTACCTTTGGCGGGGCATCTTATGGTATGGCCGAAGAAGGTTTTGCCTTTTACCCCGTACTGGTGCCGTTGTTTTTGGCGGCAGGGTATGATTTGCTGGTGCCCGTGGCCGTTATATTTGGCGGCACGCAACTGGGTACGCTTTCCTCGTTCTCCAATCCGTTCTCAACCATTATCGCTTCCAATGCCTGCGGCATCAGCTGGACGGATGGTTTGAACGGCCGGCTCATTATGTTTGTATTGTCTACCGCTATTTATGTTTTCTACCTGTTCCGTTATGCGCAAAAGGTGAGGCTTAATCCATCGGCGTCGCTGGTGTACAGGTTTGATGGCGCGGTGCAAAGTCCGTTCCCGTCATTTGATAAAAATGCTGCGGTAAGCAAGCTATCAACTAAAAGTATAATGCTGCTGATAATTTTCTTTTTGGCTTTCGCCGTAATGATAACCGGTGTAGTGAAATTTCATTGGTGGTTGTTAGAAATGTCGGCCGTGTTTATTGTGGCTGCGGTAATTATAGGACTAATTCAGCGTATGGAGCAAAAAGCTTTTATCGGTACGTTTATTAAAGGTGCCGAAGGTTTGCTGAGCGTAGCCTTTATTATTGGCGCGGCGCGCGGTGTAACCACCATTTTAGATGGCGGCAGCATTAGCGATACTATTGTTTACGAAGCCTCGCAATTCATCAGCGGAATGCCGCAGGGTGTATTTATTGTATTGCTGCTGATGGTGTATTGTTTTTTTACCCTGTTTATCTCCAGTTCATCGGGTATGGCGGTAGTAACCATGCCCATCATAGGCGGATTGGCCGCCGCCGCCCACGTTCCAGGCCGCGAAATTGTGAACAGCTACCTGTTTGGTATGGGTATTATGGGTTTTTTAACGCCTACTGGTTTGCTTTTACCCTCGCTTGCGCTGGTGGGCATCAGTATAAAAGCATGGATTAAATTTATATGGCCGGTGCTGGCCATATTGTTTTTGCTTTGTGCAACCTTTTTAATTATTGGCGTACAGCTTTAG
- a CDS encoding NAD-dependent epimerase/dehydratase family protein: MDSNLAPTLKVILTGATGMVGEGVLHECLQSPLVEKVLLLNRKPSGFVHPKVTEVIHANLHDLSAVENKLIGYNACFFCLGISSVGISKEEYYKTTYELTMHVAETLSRLNADMTFSYISGAGTNANGSSNWARVKGKVENDLKLLQFKKVYNFRPGFLKTTPGLKNTLSFYKYIAWLFPVFRIVAPGMVGSLAELGLGMINATAYGYPKDTLEVKDIRAAAQRKT; this comes from the coding sequence ATGGATTCGAACTTGGCCCCCACACTAAAGGTAATATTAACAGGCGCTACCGGCATGGTAGGCGAAGGCGTTTTGCACGAATGCCTGCAATCGCCGTTGGTTGAAAAGGTTTTGCTGCTTAACCGCAAGCCAAGCGGCTTTGTTCACCCTAAAGTTACGGAGGTTATACACGCCAACCTGCACGATTTAAGCGCTGTTGAAAATAAGCTGATCGGTTATAATGCCTGCTTCTTTTGTCTCGGCATATCATCGGTTGGTATAAGTAAAGAGGAATACTACAAAACAACCTACGAACTTACCATGCACGTGGCCGAAACCTTGAGCCGCCTGAATGCCGACATGACTTTCAGCTATATATCGGGTGCCGGAACCAACGCAAACGGCAGCAGCAATTGGGCGCGCGTAAAGGGTAAAGTTGAGAATGATTTAAAACTGCTTCAATTTAAAAAAGTGTATAACTTTCGTCCCGGCTTTTTAAAAACTACACCGGGGTTAAAAAACACCCTGAGTTTTTATAAATATATAGCCTGGCTGTTTCCTGTTTTTAGGATTGTAGCGCCGGGTATGGTTGGTTCGTTAGCCGAACTGGGGCTGGGCATGATTAACGCTACGGCTTACGGTTACCCTAAAGACACCCTGGAAGTAAAAGACATCAGGGCGGCGGCTCAACGCAAAACCTAA
- a CDS encoding AraC family transcriptional regulator has protein sequence MKQEIPVYDICTLSEFKQEDILISRFAPYLQRHQNLHLAHKHTFYHLVLFTKGGGTHAIDFEQFEVKPGQIYFMVPGQVHSWSFEGEVDGYVINFSVPFFNSFLLKADYLEQFSFFSGNISDAVVNLPQYLQPEIINLFEQLVAESETLQRLGLDMVRSLLLQAFIKIGRLGFEQQGKNINPYNYTLLRNFQKLIEKHYKTLRLPKDYAELLYITPNHLNALCKDALDVSAGEVIRNRIALEAKRLLVNLQLSVSEIAAQLSFEDNSYFTKFFKKQTGLTPEAFRKEAIKNTQHENIKLR, from the coding sequence ATGAAGCAAGAGATTCCAGTTTACGATATATGTACCCTGTCTGAATTTAAACAGGAGGATATCCTCATCAGTAGGTTTGCGCCGTATTTGCAGCGCCATCAAAACCTGCATCTTGCACATAAGCATACCTTTTACCATTTGGTACTTTTTACCAAAGGTGGCGGCACACACGCTATCGACTTTGAGCAGTTTGAGGTTAAGCCCGGCCAAATTTATTTTATGGTACCCGGCCAGGTGCACAGCTGGAGTTTTGAAGGAGAAGTGGATGGCTATGTGATCAATTTTTCGGTGCCGTTTTTTAATTCGTTTTTGTTGAAGGCCGATTACCTGGAACAGTTCTCGTTTTTTAGCGGAAACATAAGCGATGCGGTAGTTAATCTGCCCCAATATTTACAACCCGAAATCATTAACCTGTTTGAACAACTGGTTGCCGAAAGTGAAACCCTGCAACGTTTAGGGTTAGATATGGTGCGTTCACTGCTCTTACAGGCATTCATTAAAATTGGCCGACTGGGTTTTGAGCAGCAGGGCAAAAACATCAACCCATATAACTATACCTTATTGCGCAACTTTCAAAAACTGATAGAAAAGCATTACAAAACCCTGCGTTTGCCTAAAGATTATGCCGAGTTACTTTACATCACCCCAAACCATTTGAATGCGCTTTGTAAAGACGCTTTGGATGTTTCGGCAGGGGAAGTGATACGTAACCGGATTGCGTTGGAAGCCAAACGCCTGCTGGTTAACCTGCAGCTTAGCGTATCGGAAATTGCCGCGCAGTTAAGTTTTGAAGATAACTCATATTTCACCAAGTTTTTTAAAAAGCAAACCGGCCTAACCCCTGAAGCTTTCAGGAAAGAGGCCATAAAAAATACCCAACATGAAAACATTAAGCTTAGATAA
- a CDS encoding DUF983 domain-containing protein: MKTLSLDKTAMAYPSEFKSALQCKCPKCRTGNMFAGKAYQFGGQTMHEDCPHCGFHFEIEPGYFYVAMFVSYAMNVAEMVTLAVATYILTGNMESPWLYISILLGVAFLLWPFNFRYSRVILLYWLTPGLHFDPSRVGKS; the protein is encoded by the coding sequence ATGAAAACATTAAGCTTAGATAAAACCGCCATGGCCTACCCATCTGAATTTAAAAGTGCCTTACAATGCAAATGCCCTAAATGCCGCACCGGTAATATGTTTGCCGGTAAAGCGTACCAATTTGGCGGACAAACCATGCACGAAGACTGCCCGCACTGCGGTTTTCATTTTGAGATAGAGCCGGGCTATTTTTATGTGGCCATGTTTGTAAGCTATGCCATGAATGTGGCCGAAATGGTTACCCTGGCCGTAGCTACTTACATATTAACCGGCAACATGGAATCGCCTTGGTTATACATTAGTATTTTATTAGGCGTAGCCTTTTTATTGTGGCCGTTTAACTTCAGGTATTCAAGAGTTATCCTGCTTTACTGGTTAACTCCGGGCCTGCACTTTGACCCAAGCCGTGTTGGCAAAAGTTAA